A genomic region of Candidatus Marimicrobium litorale contains the following coding sequences:
- a CDS encoding FMN-binding glutamate synthase family protein: MTLMQKVLWISALVVLPVMLFLSYHYWPAGYYLSALIGLYVAVGLYDVFFSRHTLNRLYPVAAYVRYGLEFIRPEIHQYFVASDTDELPFSREQRDLVYRRAQNLDDTQPFGTAHDITETGWLGAAHSIAPTRVKEEHKRVMIGGDECTRPYSAARLNCSAMSFGALSANAVAAINKGAKLEDFYHNTGEGGFSPHHKQGGDIVWQIGTGYFGCRTAEGNFDPQAFKNALTDEVKMIEIKISQGAKPSHGGVLPAAKVTEEIAKIRLVDVGKDVLSPPGHTAYSDPKGLLRFVDELRQLSDGRPVGFKLCIGRKYEFMAICKAMLETGTRPDFITVDGAEGGTGAAPVEYSNRFGLPCLEGVNFVHNCLVGTGLRDKIKIIASGKTATGFDIVTKLAIGADLVAAARTMMLSLGCIQSQACNTNKCPTGIATQDPKRGKALDVEQRYKRVANFQRHTLNSAFEMIGAMGLSDPDLLFPHLIWRRGAEETNRSFDDIYVMVEENALLGDSLPADYVRDWKLASADTFMPQL, from the coding sequence ATGACACTGATGCAAAAAGTATTATGGATAAGCGCTTTAGTCGTATTGCCCGTGATGCTGTTCCTGTCCTACCACTACTGGCCAGCAGGGTACTATCTCTCAGCGCTTATCGGGCTCTACGTTGCGGTCGGTCTCTACGACGTTTTTTTCAGTCGCCACACCCTGAACAGGCTCTATCCTGTCGCGGCTTATGTGCGTTATGGGTTGGAGTTTATTCGCCCTGAAATCCACCAATACTTTGTTGCCAGCGATACCGATGAGCTTCCTTTCAGCCGCGAACAACGCGATTTGGTATACCGGCGGGCTCAAAATCTCGACGATACACAACCGTTTGGAACGGCACACGATATCACTGAAACGGGTTGGCTTGGCGCGGCTCACTCCATCGCCCCGACCCGAGTAAAGGAAGAGCACAAACGCGTAATGATCGGCGGTGACGAATGCACGCGGCCCTATAGTGCAGCGCGCCTCAATTGCTCTGCCATGAGTTTTGGTGCGTTGAGCGCCAATGCCGTTGCCGCGATAAACAAGGGCGCCAAGCTAGAAGACTTTTATCATAATACGGGAGAGGGCGGCTTTAGTCCTCACCATAAGCAAGGTGGCGACATCGTCTGGCAAATTGGCACGGGCTATTTTGGCTGCAGGACTGCTGAGGGAAATTTTGATCCGCAGGCATTCAAAAATGCGCTCACCGACGAAGTAAAAATGATCGAGATTAAAATATCACAGGGAGCCAAGCCCTCGCATGGTGGCGTGCTACCCGCCGCGAAAGTTACTGAAGAGATCGCAAAAATTCGCTTGGTGGACGTCGGCAAAGATGTGCTTTCTCCTCCAGGACATACGGCGTACAGTGACCCCAAAGGTCTGTTGAGGTTTGTCGATGAACTGCGCCAATTGAGCGATGGGCGGCCGGTCGGGTTTAAGCTGTGTATCGGCCGAAAGTATGAGTTCATGGCGATCTGCAAAGCAATGCTTGAGACAGGAACAAGACCGGACTTTATTACGGTCGACGGTGCCGAGGGCGGCACGGGCGCTGCACCGGTGGAATACAGCAATCGCTTCGGGTTGCCTTGTCTCGAAGGTGTCAACTTTGTGCATAACTGCCTGGTTGGAACAGGACTTCGTGACAAAATCAAAATCATCGCGTCCGGTAAAACTGCTACGGGTTTTGATATCGTTACAAAGCTGGCTATCGGTGCGGACCTGGTCGCAGCGGCACGTACGATGATGCTGTCGCTGGGCTGTATTCAATCGCAGGCCTGTAATACGAATAAATGTCCCACGGGAATCGCAACGCAGGACCCGAAGCGAGGCAAGGCGCTGGATGTGGAACAACGCTATAAGCGGGTAGCGAACTTCCAGCGACATACGCTTAACTCAGCCTTTGAAATGATAGGCGCCATGGGCTTAAGCGATCCTGACTTACTGTTTCCGCACTTGATTTGGCGCCGGGGTGCTGAAGAAACCAACCGCAGCTTCGATGATATCTATGTGATGGTCGAAGAGAATGCATTGCTCGGAGATAGCCTGCCGGCAGACTATGTAAGAGATTGGAAGCTGGCCAGCGCAGACACCTTCATGCCGCAGCTTTAG
- a CDS encoding DoxX family protein → MGWRIAGLLEVDLVAWALLPAFLCAVVVFFIVRREDLRRTMPVMDGTGWGLTFLRIYVGFDLVPHFTEKLFAGPVTRLDDINSFQSMGLSGAFYFVLVAGLCELGIAIGIGLGFLTRLAGFCAALYYFIATYLGGHFSNGFIWASEGGGWEYPALMIAIFLLFSVIGASRFSLDDTLRRTVR, encoded by the coding sequence ATGGGTTGGCGCATAGCAGGCCTGTTAGAGGTCGATCTGGTTGCATGGGCGCTCTTACCTGCCTTTTTATGTGCAGTCGTTGTTTTTTTTATTGTAAGACGGGAAGACCTGCGGCGCACAATGCCGGTGATGGACGGAACCGGCTGGGGTCTTACGTTCCTGCGCATTTATGTCGGGTTTGATCTTGTTCCCCACTTCACAGAAAAGCTTTTTGCAGGCCCTGTAACGCGCTTGGACGATATCAACAGTTTTCAGTCTATGGGGCTGTCCGGAGCGTTTTATTTTGTATTGGTTGCAGGCCTTTGTGAATTGGGCATCGCTATCGGAATCGGCCTGGGCTTCCTTACCCGCCTCGCTGGATTCTGCGCGGCACTCTATTACTTCATAGCGACCTATCTTGGCGGTCATTTCAGCAATGGGTTCATCTGGGCGTCTGAAGGGGGTGGATGGGAATACCCGGCATTGATGATCGCTATTTTTCTCTTATTTTCGGTCATCGGTGCGTCCCGTTTTTCATTGGATGATACGCTGCGCCGCACTGTTCGTTGA
- a CDS encoding PepSY-associated TM helix domain-containing protein, with translation MNRKLLITVHMYLAAFFAPAVLLVAISGGLYLLGIKGEVTQAVIFQSDEITIDSDSAALGAEVANLLSIAGVTSYDFDYVKVKGTSLYTRPTSSDHYVIKIKPGHLDVIHAQPDLQSRLIELHKGHGPAAFKTFQQVFALGLVIIILSGLWLGLSAARLRRSTLMTLSAGAVVFGLLLL, from the coding sequence ATGAATCGCAAACTACTCATTACTGTTCACATGTATCTTGCCGCGTTCTTTGCACCCGCAGTGTTGCTTGTCGCGATCTCAGGCGGTCTTTATTTACTGGGCATCAAAGGCGAGGTGACGCAAGCCGTCATTTTTCAGAGTGATGAAATCACGATCGATAGCGACTCAGCCGCGCTTGGGGCGGAGGTAGCGAACCTGCTATCCATCGCCGGAGTAACATCATACGATTTCGACTATGTAAAGGTGAAAGGGACCAGCCTTTACACTCGCCCAACCTCTTCCGACCACTACGTCATTAAAATCAAGCCAGGCCACCTTGACGTTATACACGCACAACCCGATCTTCAGAGCCGATTGATCGAGTTACATAAGGGCCATGGTCCCGCGGCGTTCAAAACGTTTCAGCAAGTTTTTGCCCTTGGGCTGGTGATTATTATCCTGTCCGGACTGTGGCTCGGACTATCCGCCGCACGTCTTCGGAGGTCTACCCTGATGACACTCAGTGCGGGGGCTGTAGTTTTCGGGCTGCTGTTACTTTAA
- a CDS encoding MOSC domain-containing protein, whose product MKKRTNPLDRFARDLSPGVLEWIGLRTERRGQLAEVNQVVAIEGAGLEGDHRTAKANGSARQVTVISREFIEQIIHFTGIAELHPGLLRRNLVVSGINLNALRHQRFEIGDALFEAGALCHPCSRMETALGKGGVAAMIGHGGLCCKILRGGTIALGDTVSVRHQGDNLDLFDTE is encoded by the coding sequence ATGAAAAAACGCACCAACCCACTGGATCGTTTCGCCCGCGACCTGTCTCCCGGCGTTCTCGAATGGATAGGCCTTCGAACTGAGCGACGCGGTCAACTCGCCGAAGTGAATCAGGTTGTCGCCATTGAAGGCGCGGGGCTAGAGGGGGACCACCGCACAGCTAAAGCCAACGGGTCCGCGCGTCAGGTCACCGTCATTTCTCGCGAATTCATTGAGCAGATCATTCACTTCACCGGCATTGCGGAGCTGCACCCCGGTTTGTTACGTCGCAATCTGGTCGTATCCGGCATCAACCTCAACGCCCTGCGCCACCAGCGCTTCGAAATCGGCGACGCCTTGTTCGAGGCAGGGGCGTTGTGCCACCCCTGCTCCCGCATGGAAACCGCACTGGGCAAGGGTGGCGTGGCTGCCATGATCGGACACGGCGGCCTGTGCTGTAAAATCCTGCGAGGCGGTACCATTGCACTGGGAGATACCGTTAGCGTGAGGCATCAGGGTGATAATCTGGATTTATTCGATACGGAATGA
- a CDS encoding 3-keto-disaccharide hydrolase: protein MRAIPFLIFLLTLSLSGHTLADSEGKGANNRLSAAEKSQGWKLLWDGETSRGWRSARSDSFPKAGWVMNDGVLTVLESGGGESAEGGDIVTEERYADFELKLDFKITPGANSGIKYFCQPNLDPITGDGSKTQTGSAIGLEFQILDDEKHPDAQKGRSGNRTMGSLYDLIAANAEKHSNPVGQWNSAHIIAKGQHVEHWLNGQQLLEYERSSPEFSATVARSKYSKIPGFGEWKDGHILLQDHGNAVSFRNIKILAR, encoded by the coding sequence ATGCGAGCAATCCCTTTTCTGATTTTCCTACTCACGCTGAGCCTTTCAGGGCATACCCTTGCGGATTCTGAGGGGAAAGGCGCCAACAACAGGCTGAGTGCCGCTGAAAAATCGCAGGGCTGGAAGTTACTCTGGGACGGGGAAACGTCTCGAGGCTGGCGCAGTGCCAGATCTGATTCGTTCCCCAAGGCCGGCTGGGTGATGAATGATGGCGTTCTCACTGTGCTCGAAAGCGGCGGTGGGGAATCTGCCGAGGGCGGCGACATCGTGACTGAAGAGCGCTACGCGGATTTCGAGCTAAAGTTGGACTTCAAGATCACGCCTGGGGCCAACAGCGGCATCAAGTATTTTTGCCAGCCAAATCTTGATCCGATCACCGGCGATGGCTCGAAGACACAGACCGGATCAGCAATCGGACTGGAATTTCAAATACTCGATGACGAGAAGCACCCCGATGCCCAAAAAGGTCGTAGTGGTAATCGCACGATGGGATCACTTTACGACTTGATTGCAGCTAATGCCGAGAAACACTCTAACCCTGTGGGACAATGGAACTCGGCCCACATCATAGCCAAGGGACAGCACGTTGAGCACTGGCTTAATGGCCAGCAGCTTCTCGAGTATGAGCGAAGCTCCCCTGAATTTAGCGCTACCGTGGCGCGTAGCAAGTACAGTAAGATTCCCGGATTCGGCGAGTGGAAAGACGGCCATATTCTGCTGCAGGACCACGGTAACGCGGTCTCCTTTCGTAATATCAAGATTCTTGCCAGATAG
- a CDS encoding DMT family transporter encodes MQAPQTKHWLLLGTLSLAWGFAFYLIAVALESFQPLTIVNIRLAVGATTLYWVMRWKGHRFPREGHWWGRFALLTLLGNLIPFSLITWAETEISSSQAGLLMALMPISTMVLSHFFVHGDTLTPRRLFGVFLGFGGVVVLVGGEALEGMGGSALLAQLAVLLATLAYASNAVHAKRLPPIDTIVVSTGSLGVGALMLLPFTLYLEPPAAIMPSLDALGATLTLGIVSTGLATWMYFRVVTDCGPSFLSIINYIIPAIAFAAGVLFLNESAQPSQFAGLLLILAGIALTQNRPPARPA; translated from the coding sequence ATGCAGGCACCACAAACAAAACATTGGCTCCTGCTTGGTACGCTGAGTTTGGCCTGGGGATTCGCCTTTTACCTGATTGCAGTTGCTCTTGAGTCCTTCCAGCCGCTCACAATCGTCAATATCCGCCTCGCTGTAGGTGCGACGACTCTGTATTGGGTCATGCGCTGGAAGGGGCATCGCTTCCCCCGAGAAGGCCACTGGTGGGGCAGGTTTGCGCTGCTCACCCTGTTGGGTAATCTGATTCCGTTTTCACTGATAACCTGGGCGGAGACCGAGATCAGTAGTTCACAGGCGGGCCTGCTCATGGCGCTGATGCCAATCAGTACCATGGTTCTGTCGCACTTTTTCGTGCACGGGGATACATTGACGCCGCGCCGGCTGTTTGGCGTTTTTCTCGGTTTTGGCGGAGTGGTCGTACTTGTTGGCGGCGAAGCCCTGGAAGGAATGGGCGGCAGCGCGCTGCTGGCACAGCTGGCGGTATTGCTGGCCACGCTGGCGTATGCCAGCAATGCAGTGCACGCCAAACGCCTACCGCCGATCGATACGATCGTAGTCTCCACCGGCTCATTGGGCGTGGGTGCGCTGATGCTGCTGCCGTTTACTCTCTACCTGGAACCACCCGCCGCAATAATGCCCTCTCTGGATGCACTCGGCGCTACCTTGACTCTTGGAATCGTTTCAACCGGACTGGCTACATGGATGTACTTTCGCGTGGTCACCGATTGTGGGCCGTCATTCCTATCCATCATTAACTATATTATACCCGCCATTGCCTTCGCTGCCGGCGTGCTGTTTCTTAATGAGAGTGCTCAGCCCAGTCAGTTCGCCGGATTACTGCTGATTCTGGCAGGCATAGCACTGACCCAAAACCGTCCGCCGGCGAGGCCAGCATAG
- a CDS encoding pyridoxal-dependent decarboxylase — MSHSEIDDLKQEIVSLRSELQRARQQSDSSYYFSAEAKQDLTRETHLPDTGLPAKTVKTIIENAHALDFDQKLNTSSYVNVSFEPEEEEVALMGLSVNLADQTVYPKSYAMHDSVVNMIADMWHCPRPDDFEEYGVYPGAGTVGSTEACLLAGLALKFRWRAWYKKRHGLSDDVVRAMRPNVVISTCYQAAWEKLFKYLDIEPRLVQPSSHTFKIDPDGVRESIDEKTMAVVCIMGNHYGGQYDPVWDVDKVIGELNEANDWQVGIHVDAASGGFIAPFQKDLPDWDFRLPNVLSISSSGHKYGESCCGTGWVVWREREDLSEHVAISVTYLGGKADSYTLNFSRPASGVYVQFYKLLRFGLAGYRQSEENMMQNADFLRTELSAMRYEDKPRFVLLDDGNKHCLPVVTAMLNPDAGFTYDDIDLQHVLSQHHWYVSGYKMNYQHPITEETLSLFHDKKTDQTMFRIVVKGNLTRTMAKDLMESFCAALEFLDAVDFSSLHGVTTKKMRHKDQRVVTNHC, encoded by the coding sequence ATGAGTCATTCAGAAATCGACGACCTCAAGCAGGAGATCGTTTCTCTCCGCAGCGAGCTTCAACGCGCACGACAGCAATCAGACTCGAGCTACTACTTCTCAGCCGAGGCCAAACAAGACCTGACTAGAGAGACCCATTTGCCAGATACAGGCCTGCCGGCCAAAACGGTCAAGACGATTATTGAGAACGCCCACGCGCTCGACTTCGACCAGAAGCTCAATACGTCCTCTTACGTCAACGTGAGCTTCGAGCCAGAGGAAGAGGAAGTGGCACTCATGGGCCTCTCGGTCAATCTTGCAGACCAAACGGTCTATCCGAAATCGTATGCCATGCACGATTCTGTTGTGAATATGATCGCAGATATGTGGCATTGCCCGCGACCTGACGACTTCGAGGAGTACGGCGTCTACCCTGGCGCGGGAACTGTCGGCTCCACCGAGGCTTGCCTGTTGGCGGGTCTCGCCCTCAAGTTTCGCTGGCGGGCGTGGTACAAAAAACGCCACGGGCTGAGCGACGACGTGGTGCGCGCGATGCGTCCCAACGTGGTCATCTCCACTTGCTATCAGGCGGCGTGGGAGAAGCTTTTCAAGTATCTCGACATCGAGCCACGTCTTGTACAGCCATCGAGCCACACGTTTAAGATCGACCCAGACGGGGTCCGCGAGTCCATCGATGAAAAAACTATGGCTGTGGTCTGCATTATGGGGAACCACTATGGAGGTCAGTACGATCCAGTGTGGGACGTTGACAAGGTAATCGGTGAGCTGAACGAAGCCAACGATTGGCAGGTTGGCATTCACGTGGATGCCGCCTCCGGCGGATTCATCGCCCCCTTCCAGAAAGATCTACCCGACTGGGACTTCCGCCTCCCCAACGTACTCTCGATTTCCTCGAGTGGACACAAGTACGGCGAATCATGCTGTGGCACCGGATGGGTCGTTTGGCGGGAGCGTGAGGACCTCAGCGAACACGTGGCGATCTCTGTGACCTATCTTGGCGGCAAGGCTGACTCCTACACCCTCAACTTTTCCCGACCGGCCAGTGGTGTTTACGTTCAGTTTTACAAGCTGCTGCGTTTTGGTCTCGCTGGCTACCGCCAGTCCGAGGAAAACATGATGCAAAATGCCGACTTCCTGAGGACTGAACTAAGCGCCATGCGCTACGAGGACAAGCCTCGGTTCGTTCTACTCGACGATGGCAATAAGCACTGTCTTCCGGTAGTAACCGCAATGCTTAATCCGGATGCTGGTTTCACCTATGACGACATCGATCTACAACATGTACTGTCGCAGCACCACTGGTATGTCAGCGGCTATAAAATGAACTACCAGCACCCCATCACCGAAGAGACACTGTCGCTTTTCCATGACAAAAAGACCGACCAAACCATGTTTCGTATCGTGGTTAAGGGAAACCTTACGCGCACCATGGCCAAAGATCTGATGGAGTCGTTCTGCGCCGCGTTGGAATTTCTGGACGCCGTGGACTTCTCAAGCCTACACGGGGTGACTACGAAGAAGATGCGCCACAAAGACCAGCGCGTCGTCACCAACCACTGCTAG
- a CDS encoding thiamine pyrophosphate-dependent enzyme — protein MARSISQAILDVLAEAGARDVFGVVGDVINPFVLETINDPRFNWITVRHEEHAGYAAAAQSELSGAIGVCAGTAGPGALHLINGLYNAQKEGGAVVAITGQVPTAQRGSDFHKEMDLTKVFDDVCAYQAVIETPAQVPRMIQIAVQKALAERAVVRIEVAADIFPKDILGEHYTHPMVHQMPRVTPPLEELEKAAEILRSGKRVTVYCGIGCRDSKSDVLALASKLGAPIGHTLRAKDIFDYSDGPVVGLTGNIGSPAGFHAVNDCDVLLMLGTDFPYSEFLPDGRPIIQVDQRIDHIGRRGPVSLGLVGDAGETVRALLPLIEAEKKSSEFRDRLLSMRDKWLKHVDSQASLSREDEPLHPQLFAKAVSDSADDDAIFAVDVGECTVWTARNMSMAQDRRMVGGFNHGSLGPGLPTALGAAALFPSRQVWALCGDGGFCMSMNDFVTAVRYNWPIKVLVFNNSELGFVAMEMQVAGMPKNDEATGLTNPDFAAYAKACGGDGVRVEHAADIVPAIEQAIASDKPFIIDAIVSSGELVMPPHIKIDEVWGFGLSKIKEAVLGVKGDHEVWKEWRDEFMGFRS, from the coding sequence ATGGCGCGCAGTATTTCTCAGGCGATTCTCGATGTGCTGGCAGAAGCCGGAGCGCGGGATGTATTCGGTGTCGTGGGTGACGTTATAAATCCATTTGTGCTGGAGACAATAAACGACCCTCGCTTTAACTGGATTACGGTCAGGCATGAGGAGCATGCGGGCTATGCCGCTGCCGCACAGTCAGAACTTTCCGGTGCCATCGGTGTCTGCGCTGGCACCGCCGGGCCCGGTGCGCTGCACCTGATTAACGGCCTTTATAACGCCCAAAAAGAGGGCGGTGCCGTGGTAGCGATTACGGGACAGGTTCCCACAGCCCAGCGAGGGAGCGATTTTCACAAGGAAATGGACCTGACGAAGGTGTTTGATGATGTCTGTGCGTATCAGGCGGTGATCGAGACGCCTGCGCAGGTGCCTCGCATGATCCAGATTGCTGTTCAGAAAGCGTTGGCGGAACGCGCGGTCGTTCGCATTGAAGTTGCGGCTGATATTTTTCCGAAAGATATTCTCGGAGAGCATTACACTCACCCTATGGTCCATCAGATGCCACGGGTCACGCCGCCGTTGGAGGAATTGGAAAAAGCAGCGGAAATTCTCCGCAGCGGTAAACGCGTGACCGTATACTGCGGTATCGGATGTCGCGATTCAAAGAGTGATGTCCTGGCGCTCGCGTCAAAGCTTGGTGCGCCGATTGGACATACATTGCGCGCGAAAGACATATTTGATTACTCGGATGGTCCGGTGGTGGGGCTAACCGGGAACATAGGTAGTCCTGCAGGGTTTCATGCGGTAAACGACTGCGATGTTTTGCTTATGCTGGGTACCGATTTTCCGTATTCAGAATTTTTGCCGGATGGCAGGCCGATAATTCAAGTCGACCAGAGAATCGACCATATCGGTAGACGAGGCCCGGTTAGTTTGGGTCTGGTAGGTGATGCGGGCGAAACAGTGCGGGCTCTGCTGCCGCTGATTGAGGCTGAAAAAAAATCTAGCGAGTTCAGAGACCGTTTACTCTCCATGAGAGATAAGTGGCTCAAGCATGTCGATAGTCAGGCGAGCCTATCGCGCGAAGACGAGCCTTTGCATCCCCAGTTATTTGCGAAGGCAGTCAGTGATTCGGCGGATGACGACGCAATTTTTGCCGTTGACGTCGGCGAATGTACCGTCTGGACAGCACGAAACATGTCTATGGCGCAAGACCGGCGGATGGTCGGTGGTTTTAATCATGGTTCGCTGGGGCCTGGTTTGCCCACAGCACTCGGTGCGGCGGCACTGTTTCCCTCGCGTCAGGTGTGGGCACTTTGTGGGGACGGAGGTTTCTGTATGTCCATGAACGATTTTGTAACCGCCGTCAGATATAACTGGCCGATAAAGGTTCTCGTGTTTAACAACAGTGAGCTCGGGTTTGTGGCAATGGAGATGCAGGTGGCTGGCATGCCCAAAAATGATGAGGCTACGGGCCTTACTAACCCGGATTTTGCGGCTTATGCAAAAGCGTGTGGAGGTGATGGTGTCCGTGTAGAGCATGCGGCAGACATCGTGCCAGCGATTGAGCAAGCGATTGCATCTGACAAGCCCTTTATTATTGATGCGATTGTGAGCTCTGGAGAATTGGTTATGCCCCCTCACATTAAAATCGACGAGGTGTGGGGTTTTGGGTTGTCGAAGATAAAAGAAGCTGTGCTTGGAGTGAAAGGCGATCACGAGGTGTGGAAAGAGTGGCGTGATGAGTTCATGGGATTTAGGTCGTGA
- a CDS encoding putative DNA modification/repair radical SAM protein, with product MDVLQKLEILADAAKYDASCASSGTESRNSLKNQGIGSTSPGMGICHSYTPDGRCISLLKILLTNFCLYECAYCVNRTSSNVPRARFSIDEVVNLTMEFYKRNYIEGLFLSSGIIKSADYTMEQVVAVARKLRLEHRFGGYIHLKTIPEASPELLAEAGLYADRLSINVELPSETSLKRLAPEKNAQSIVRSMANLSSGIEEYKESKKLARKKANKKLIAPKFSPSGQSTQMIVGADTSNDAIILRKASQLYQSFKMKRVYYSAFSPIPDASSELPLKSPPLVREHRLYQADWLLRFYGYGIDELTDVTNDSPSPGMLSLDVDPKLAWAIRHRDAFPVDLNRADFETILRVPGIGVINARRLVAQRKVAALRYQDLSKLRLPIEKLKYFVTTIDHHPKPTQLDAANFSSLFIAQKSQQMNLFE from the coding sequence TTGGACGTTCTCCAAAAATTAGAGATTCTGGCGGATGCCGCAAAGTATGATGCGTCGTGCGCCAGCAGCGGAACAGAGTCTCGTAATTCCCTCAAAAATCAAGGTATCGGGTCAACAAGCCCCGGCATGGGTATCTGCCACAGTTACACCCCTGATGGAAGATGCATTTCTCTACTAAAAATTTTACTCACCAACTTCTGTCTGTATGAATGCGCGTACTGCGTTAATCGCACATCCAGCAACGTCCCGAGGGCGCGTTTCTCTATTGATGAGGTGGTTAACCTGACCATGGAGTTCTACAAACGAAACTACATCGAAGGCTTGTTCCTCAGCTCAGGCATCATAAAAAGCGCCGACTACACAATGGAGCAGGTGGTGGCAGTTGCGCGAAAGCTCAGGCTCGAGCATCGCTTTGGTGGATACATACATCTTAAAACCATACCTGAAGCCTCACCCGAATTGCTCGCCGAAGCCGGCCTCTATGCTGATCGACTGAGTATAAACGTGGAACTGCCCTCCGAGACCTCTCTAAAACGCCTCGCGCCCGAGAAAAACGCACAGTCTATCGTGCGATCAATGGCTAATCTGAGCAGCGGAATTGAAGAATACAAAGAATCCAAAAAACTGGCCCGCAAGAAGGCAAACAAGAAACTCATTGCGCCTAAATTTTCCCCCAGTGGCCAGAGCACGCAAATGATCGTAGGTGCGGATACATCCAATGATGCGATTATTCTGCGCAAGGCAAGCCAGCTGTACCAATCGTTTAAGATGAAACGGGTTTATTATTCGGCGTTTAGCCCGATACCCGATGCATCATCAGAACTGCCGTTAAAGTCTCCGCCATTAGTCAGGGAGCACCGCCTGTATCAAGCCGACTGGCTGCTTCGCTTCTACGGTTATGGTATTGATGAGCTGACTGACGTGACCAATGACAGCCCCTCACCTGGAATGCTATCTCTTGATGTCGACCCCAAGCTGGCCTGGGCCATTCGCCATCGAGATGCGTTTCCGGTCGATCTCAACCGCGCCGATTTCGAGACAATATTGCGCGTTCCCGGCATAGGCGTCATCAACGCTCGTCGGCTGGTCGCGCAACGCAAGGTAGCGGCACTTCGCTATCAAGATCTGAGTAAACTTCGCTTGCCCATCGAAAAACTGAAATATTTTGTTACAACAATAGACCATCACCCTAAACCCACCCAATTAGACGCGGCCAATTTTTCGAGCTTGTTTATTGCGCAAAAAAGTCAGCAAATGAACCTTTTTGAATGA
- a CDS encoding pectin acetylesterase-family hydrolase produces MKKTTKMVRKASHVAWVRLASTLCLAALVGACSDSSNNSNSGDSGSGGVDGGGEPFAELIDSGIARYLGLYTPMTSETLESGVVAHTFGAGDGPLCLDGSEYRMGTFNQGSDELVIFLQGGGACWSTLCSATESAESGIPQVGILDPAREDNPVKSWNQVYLPYCDGGLHASDADNDYDGDGTPETRQRGLHNLSASLDVAVNAFPSPSRILLTGASAGAYGTTFALPLVRHLYPDVPIELVNDSGVGIGIPDDQSYLMLLMSDWNQSAFIPEDCSGLPCLGEDGHLSDYQSWQLDVDTLTRRSYLSSKQDSVIALGFLQIGGPAHEAALIPELADMEVRHPDRVRSWVVDGSTHTYVQRDPEATSGVGINGGVSVFDFIRAQLDDSPDWVSVSD; encoded by the coding sequence ATGAAAAAAACTACCAAAATGGTGCGCAAGGCCTCTCACGTTGCGTGGGTGCGCCTCGCATCGACCCTGTGCCTCGCAGCGTTAGTGGGGGCTTGCTCTGACAGCAGTAATAACTCGAACAGCGGAGATAGCGGCTCAGGCGGTGTCGACGGCGGTGGGGAGCCCTTCGCTGAGCTGATCGACAGTGGCATCGCGCGCTACCTCGGGCTGTACACGCCCATGACCTCCGAGACATTGGAGAGCGGGGTGGTCGCCCATACCTTTGGTGCCGGCGATGGGCCCCTGTGCCTGGATGGCTCTGAGTATCGCATGGGCACGTTTAACCAAGGGTCAGACGAGTTGGTGATTTTTTTGCAAGGGGGAGGCGCGTGCTGGTCAACTCTCTGCTCGGCGACGGAGTCAGCCGAGTCGGGTATTCCGCAGGTCGGAATTCTTGACCCCGCTCGCGAGGATAACCCGGTTAAAAGCTGGAATCAGGTCTATTTGCCCTATTGCGATGGCGGCCTGCATGCCAGTGACGCGGACAACGACTATGATGGCGATGGCACGCCCGAGACTCGTCAAAGGGGTCTGCATAACCTCTCCGCTTCGTTGGATGTGGCCGTCAATGCGTTTCCGTCCCCCAGCCGCATCCTGCTGACAGGGGCTAGCGCTGGAGCCTATGGCACGACATTCGCGCTCCCCTTGGTGCGGCACCTGTACCCAGACGTCCCCATCGAACTGGTCAATGATTCCGGCGTCGGGATCGGTATTCCAGACGATCAGAGCTACCTGATGTTGTTGATGAGTGATTGGAACCAAAGCGCTTTTATCCCGGAGGATTGCTCTGGCTTGCCATGCTTGGGTGAAGACGGCCATCTCAGTGACTACCAAAGCTGGCAGCTAGACGTCGATACTCTGACAAGGCGTTCTTACCTTTCTTCCAAGCAGGATTCAGTTATTGCTTTGGGTTTTCTGCAAATCGGCGGGCCGGCTCATGAGGCCGCTTTGATTCCTGAGCTGGCAGATATGGAAGTGCGTCATCCCGACAGGGTCCGCAGCTGGGTAGTTGACGGCAGCACACACACTTACGTTCAGCGAGACCCCGAGGCCACGTCTGGCGTTGGCATTAATGGCGGTGTATCCGTGTTCGATTTCATCCGCGCTCAACTGGACGATTCACCCGACTGGGTTTCGGTCAGCGACTAG